CTGGTGACCCGCTTCGGCGCGCCCCGGGCCGAGGCCGTCGGTCCCGGTCTGCACCTCAAGGCGCCGTGGCCGATCGATTCGGTGGTGCGCATCGACGCCCGCCTGCTGGTGTTCGATGGTGAGCCCATCGAAATGCTGACGGCGGACAAGAAAAACGTCCTGGTGGACAGCTTCCTCGCCTGGCGGGTGGCCGACCCGGTGCGCTTTGCGCAGACCGTCAAGAGCCGCGATCAGGCCGAAGCCCGTCTGCTCGACGTGTCGGCGGCGGAGCTCGGTGCCGCCGTCGGCGCGGTGCCGATGGCGAGCTTCATCAACACCGCCGCCGACTCCCTCGAGCTGCGGGCGCTGTCGCAACGGGTGGCGGCGGCGGTGGACGACCTGACCCGCGCCAGCTTCGGCATCGAGATCGTCGACCTACAGGTCAACGGCTTCACCCTGCCGCCGCAGAACCGCTCCAGCGTCATTGCCCGCATGCGCGCCGAACGCGCCCGCATCGCCACCCGCTATCGCAGCGAGGGCGAGGAACGC
This window of the Acidobacteriota bacterium genome carries:
- a CDS encoding protease modulator HflC, which translates into the protein MNARWLRFLFLALLLWWGSTAFFTVAESEQALVTRFGAPRAEAVGPGLHLKAPWPIDSVVRIDARLLVFDGEPIEMLTADKKNVLVDSFLAWRVADPVRFAQTVKSRDQAEARLLDVSAAELGAAVGAVPMASFINTAADSLELRALSQRVAAAVDDLTRASFGIEIVDLQVNGFTLPPQNRSSVIARMRAERARIATRYRSEGEERALEIEASAVAEREKLLAEARSKAEAERGRGEAEAMKIFAEAYSQDPEFYRFLRSLEAYETILDEETTLFLESDSRLLRNLDGP